TACGACGCGCCGCGCTCGGTCGCGAGCCGCAGCCCGTCGCGCAGGAACCGGGCGCCCAGGTCGAGGTGGCCCAGCCACACGCAGGCGTCGGCGACGGCGCACCGCAACCGGGCCAGCTGCCGCTCACCACCGTGGGTGTCCGCGCGCTGGGGCATCTCGTCCATCCCCGTGAGGTACCCGCGGTGCAGACGGGATCCGAGCAGATCGGCTGCCAGGGAGATCCGCAGCTCGCCCGTCGCGGTCACCTGGTGAGTCTCGGCCCGCTGCCGCCACAGATCGAGTTCAGCGGGCGGCACCGTGCCCAGGTACGGCGTCGCGAGCACGGCCGCGGCGCGGGCCACGAGGTCGGGCCTGTCCACCGACTCGTCGATCGCGCGGTGGAGTTCGGCCCGTCCTTCCCGGATGCGGCCGATCTGCCGGACCAGCAGCAGGGCCCGGTGCAGGCGCACCTCGCCGCGCACCGCCGTGGTCAGCCGCGGGTCGAGCAGCAGGTGTTGCAGCATCCCCGTCGGGTCCCGCTGCTCCAGCCCTGTGCTGGCGATGTGCCCGAGCTTGATCGCCAGCCGGTCGACGACATCGGCGGGCAGCGCCGCAACGGCGAGCAACCGCTGGAGCAGCGTGGTCGCGGTCGCCGCGTCACCGGAGTCGACGGCCCGGTCCACCGCGGCCTCTGCGTAGGTCACCCAGTCCGCCGTGCGGCCCGCCCGCTCGCTGTGCTCGGCCAGCTGGACCAACGGTCTCGGTTCGACGTGCTCCAGTGCGTCGACGGCGCGGTCGTGCAGGGCGGCACGCTCGGGAGAGCTGATCCCGTCGTAGACGGCCTGACGGGCCAACATGTGCCGGAAGCCGTACCGCAACCCCTCCACCTCGTGCAGGACATGTCCGTCGACAGCGTGCGACAGCATTGTCCGCAACCTGTTCTCCGGGACGCCGCCCACCTCGGCGAGCAACGCGGCGGGCGCGGGCGTGCCGAGCACGGCGGCCGCCTCGACCAGGTGAACCGCGGCGGTGGGCAGGGCGGCGAGGCGATCGGCCATCGCGTCGCGCAGGAGCACTGGGACCTTGACGGCGTCGAGCAGCTGTTCTGCCTGCGCGCTGCCCGCGCGCACCGCCCCTGCCGGGTCGCGTAAGGCGCGCAGCACCTCCTCCACGACGAACGGGATGCCCGCGGTCCGCTCGTGCAGCCGGGCCGCGAACTCCGCCGACACGCTCTCCACGCCGAGGATCGCCTCGGTCAGCCCCCGCACACCGTTGACGTCCAGCGGCTCGATCTCCAGCACCGCGACCAGGCCGCCGGCAGCGGGCCGGAACTCCGCGCCCAACGGGCTGCCGCCGTGCAAGTCCTCCCGTCGGTAGGTGAGGACCATGGCGAGGTCGGCCGGCGGCTCGCCGGCCAAGAAGCGCAGCAGCTGGCGCGTGCCGTCATCGGCCCAGTGCAGATCTTCCACCACCAGCAACGCCGGACCGAGTGCGCCGAGGAGTTCGCGCACCGCCCGGAAGAGCCGGTGCCGCTCGGCCCGCGGATCACCCAGCGGCGGCAACGGGGCGGGCAGCTCGGCGGCGATCTCGGGCAGCAGCGGAGCCAGCGCGCCGATCACCGGATTCAGGCTCGGCTGCCGGGCCAGTGCCGGCCCCACGCCGCGCAGCGCCTCCAACAAAGCACCGTAGGAGAACGTCTCACCGACCCGTTGACAGTGGCCGACCAGCGGCAACACCGACCCCAGGTCGCCGGCGAGCAACTCCGACACCAGCCTGCTCTTGCCCACCCCCGCCTCGCCCTCGATCAGCACGACCGCCGGGCGGCGCACGACGACCTCCCGCAGCACGGCCAAGTCACCGCCACGCCCGACCAGAACAGGTGAACCGGCCCGGAACCAACCACCGCGGCCCGTCTCCGGGCCGCCAACCCGTCGCATCACCGCACCTCCAAAGCGCACCGATCGACGTCCTCGGACGCTGAACTCGAACGAGCAGGCCGTCCGGGCTCCCTCCGACCGGGTCGTGGATCAGACGGCGGTGCGGGTCGGGTCACGCCAGTGCCTATACCCCGTCCGACCGACGGCTGCTTCACGTCCACGAACTCCCGGATCGCACTGTCGGGAACGGGCGGTGCCGCCACCGGCGGCGGCACCGACACCGTTGTCGTGATCCGTGCGTGGTCAGCCGAGCGTGCAGCTGACCGCAGGTGTCGTGTCGGCGCCGCTCCGGCCGGCCAGGAAGCCGAACGTGGCGGTGCTGCCGGGCGCCAAGGCGCCGTTCCAGGTGAGGTTCCGCGCGGTCACCGTCGTGCCGTTCTGGGTGACGTCGGCGTTCCACGCCTGGGTGATCCTGCGGCCGTCAGCGAAGTCGAACGTGGCTGTCCACGCCGAGGTCGCCGCCGTCGTGCCGTTGCGCACGCTCACTTCGCCCTGGAGCCCGTCGCCCCACTGGCTGATCACGCGGTAGGTCGCGGTGCAGGTCCCGGCCGGTGTGGTCGTCGTGGTCGTGGTCGGAGTCGTGGTGGTCGTGGTGGTGGGTGTGCCGTCGAGGACAGCGGCCAAACTGGGGTACCAGCGGTCGGCCATCTTGCGGACGCCGGCGTCGTTGGGGTGCACGCCGTCGTAGGTGTCGACGGCGATGTCGAAGCCGGTCCACTGGTCGACCAGGGTGATGGGGGACTGCGCCGTGGTCTTGCTCGTCACCAGGGACGGGATGGCGTTGTTGAGCGCGACCACGTGGGTGCACTCGGGGCAGTGCATCGGGATGATCTTCGCCATCAGGATCTTGACGTTCGGGTTGTCGGCCCGCATCTGGTCGATGAGCTTGGAGTAGGCCGCGATGACGGCGTCGATGGGGCGGAAGTTGCCCCACATGTCGTTGGTGCCCAGGTGCATGAGCACGACGTCGGGACGGGCGGCGTCCAGCCACGCCGGCAGCTGGTTCTGGTCGGCGATGCCCGTGGCCGAGTAACCGCTGTGGCCCTCGTGGTCGGTGTCGAACGGCACCGAGCAGCCGCCGCTGGACTTGGTGCCGACGAAGTCGACGTTGGTGTAGCCGGTCTTCTGCAGGCGGTCCCAGAGGTAGGCGCGCCAACAGCCGGGGGCTTCGGTGATCGAGTCACCGAGCGGCATGATCCGCACCGGCGCCGCTGCCGTCGGCGGCGGTGCGGCGGCGGAGAACGCGGGCTGTGCCACGACGAGCGCCGATACCGCCAAGAGGGAGGCCGCGATCAGGGCGAACAGGGCGGGTGTTCCGGGCTTGCTTCGTACGGACATGGGTCGTCCCCTCGGGGCGACCGGCCCGCCGGGGATAGGCGGCGGGCCGGTCGTGTCTGATGGAGCCGTGCAGGTAACCGGTTAGCGGACCGCGTAGGGGTCCTGGGCGAGCAGGTGGGCCTTGTAGCCTTCGCCGACGCCGGGCTCGGGAGTGCCGTTCCAGTCCTTGATGAGCACGGCGCCCTGGGTGCAGCCCCACGGGGTCCAGGTCCACGGGAGGTAGCTGACGTTGTGGGCGTCGGCCCAGTCCGCCACCCGCTGCATGTAGTCGAAGCCGCAGTCGTCCTGGCCGAACTCGCCGAGCACGACCGGGACCTGCTGGGCGATCGGGGCGATGTGGGTGTCCCAACAGGTCTCGTTGGCGCAGGCGTTGAAGCTGTAGGCGTGCCAGGACGCGGCGATGTTGTTCAGCGGGTCGGTCGGCTTGTACTTCAGCCACTCGCGCATGTTGTTGCCCCACTCCAGGCCGCCCAGCATCAGGACGTTGGTCGCACCGGTGGCCCGCACCGCGTCGACCAGGTCCTGCATGCCGGCGACCTCGTACGGCAGACCCGTGCAGGTGCCGCCGTCGCGCCAGCACTGCCAGCCCAGGGTCGTGTCCCAGTTCGCGGGCATCTCCGGGTACGGCTCGTTGAACAGGTCGAACACGACGGCGTCGTTACCCTTGAACGTGTTCGCGACACCGGTCCAGAACTGCGGGGAGTACTTCGCGTCGGTCATCGGCTTCTGGCACACCGCGTGCTCGTCCTTGCAGTGCCAGTCCGGCGCGTTGGTGTAGGCGCCCCAGGTCCAGTGCAGGTCCAGGATCACGTTGATGCCGTTGGCCA
This is a stretch of genomic DNA from Saccharothrix ecbatanensis. It encodes these proteins:
- a CDS encoding cellulose binding domain-containing protein; this encodes MSVRSKPGTPALFALIAASLLAVSALVVAQPAFSAAAPPPTAAAPVRIMPLGDSITEAPGCWRAYLWDRLQKTGYTNVDFVGTKSSGGCSVPFDTDHEGHSGYSATGIADQNQLPAWLDAARPDVVLMHLGTNDMWGNFRPIDAVIAAYSKLIDQMRADNPNVKILMAKIIPMHCPECTHVVALNNAIPSLVTSKTTAQSPITLVDQWTGFDIAVDTYDGVHPNDAGVRKMADRWYPSLAAVLDGTPTTTTTTTPTTTTTTTPAGTCTATYRVISQWGDGLQGEVSVRNGTTAATSAWTATFDFADGRRITQAWNADVTQNGTTVTARNLTWNGALAPGSTATFGFLAGRSGADTTPAVSCTLG
- a CDS encoding ATP-binding protein produces the protein MRRVGGPETGRGGWFRAGSPVLVGRGGDLAVLREVVVRRPAVVLIEGEAGVGKSRLVSELLAGDLGSVLPLVGHCQRVGETFSYGALLEALRGVGPALARQPSLNPVIGALAPLLPEIAAELPAPLPPLGDPRAERHRLFRAVRELLGALGPALLVVEDLHWADDGTRQLLRFLAGEPPADLAMVLTYRREDLHGGSPLGAEFRPAAGGLVAVLEIEPLDVNGVRGLTEAILGVESVSAEFAARLHERTAGIPFVVEEVLRALRDPAGAVRAGSAQAEQLLDAVKVPVLLRDAMADRLAALPTAAVHLVEAAAVLGTPAPAALLAEVGGVPENRLRTMLSHAVDGHVLHEVEGLRYGFRHMLARQAVYDGISSPERAALHDRAVDALEHVEPRPLVQLAEHSERAGRTADWVTYAEAAVDRAVDSGDAATATTLLQRLLAVAALPADVVDRLAIKLGHIASTGLEQRDPTGMLQHLLLDPRLTTAVRGEVRLHRALLLVRQIGRIREGRAELHRAIDESVDRPDLVARAAAVLATPYLGTVPPAELDLWRQRAETHQVTATGELRISLAADLLGSRLHRGYLTGMDEMPQRADTHGGERQLARLRCAVADACVWLGHLDLGARFLRDGLRLATERGASYVVATGRTTEARLDWITGRWGGLTERASGLIEEYRDVTSVTGELEQVLGWLAAARGDRAAAVEHFGRTGAHDPDDAIVPVAISGIAGLATILLERKAAGKAAAEVERGLAAVRFTDGWPWAGVLAPVAVTAYLAAGRTADAQRLVDEAAEGIAGRDAPAVLAALAQCRGSLAEARGRHTEAVGHFRQAAAGYEAMGAPYFAAISREHEATGLAPSDPDKAVELLTDLVETLDGLGASKDAVRCRHTLHTLGSAKPARRGRPGYGNDLSPREAQIARMVAAGQTNREIADKLVLSSRTVDRHVAQLFRKLEITSRAQLRADRLG